The following are encoded together in the Parabacteroides chongii genome:
- a CDS encoding M56 family metallopeptidase: MGTLLLYILKSTICLTLFYIGFKALLSNDTFFRFNRWVMLGGMSICMLLPVFEIKTAEPLLIQQPFMHLEEMIMGEGTNSVALSGGASGMRIVPAVEPAVAVDWGQLLFFAYLIGVLICLTVTLLSFRKMFVLIRSGRKLQQERYTLILTSDTVSPFSWGRYIILSENDYEKHPDEILTHEKIHLESRHSVDLLFMEVILWLHWFNPAAWLLKRELKDIHEYQADKGVLAQGIDATKYQLLLVKKAVGSSLYTLANSFNHSKIKKRITMMLKGKSNNWARLKLLLLVPVGLIVLNAFARPEVNRQLETLIQSKDKDTPPEEQQDLKEFFKTELCKYVNDTAVMASADKTAAFLKKNTNVYELFMNANSVVLLKFDKILSVEELPAVLQERFDSEKKNGKPVSFYFKQDINTPKEKVERALEIVKEAFLQQQATVGTDKAPFLLFEDGAHHMLYSTEKKKIQLPSDNKSVLPPSSSGATI; the protein is encoded by the coding sequence ATGGGCACTTTACTTCTGTACATATTAAAATCCACCATTTGCCTGACCCTGTTTTATATCGGGTTCAAGGCATTGTTGAGTAATGATACATTCTTTCGCTTCAACCGTTGGGTGATGTTAGGTGGAATGAGTATATGTATGTTGTTGCCTGTATTCGAAATAAAGACGGCTGAACCGTTGCTAATCCAGCAACCCTTTATGCATCTGGAAGAGATGATCATGGGAGAGGGGACAAACTCTGTGGCTCTTTCCGGCGGGGCTTCGGGGATGAGAATCGTTCCGGCTGTCGAACCTGCTGTGGCCGTTGATTGGGGACAGCTTTTATTTTTTGCTTATTTGATTGGGGTTCTGATTTGTCTGACGGTCACGTTGTTGTCGTTCCGGAAAATGTTTGTTCTTATCCGGAGCGGACGAAAGTTGCAACAAGAGCGTTATACGTTGATATTGACCTCGGATACTGTTTCCCCGTTCAGTTGGGGACGATATATCATCTTGTCCGAGAATGATTACGAAAAGCATCCCGATGAGATCCTTACCCATGAAAAAATACATTTGGAATCCCGCCACTCTGTCGATCTGCTCTTTATGGAAGTAATACTCTGGCTTCACTGGTTCAATCCGGCTGCCTGGCTGTTGAAACGCGAACTGAAGGATATCCATGAATACCAGGCCGATAAGGGCGTACTTGCTCAAGGCATCGATGCAACAAAATATCAACTGTTACTCGTGAAAAAAGCTGTCGGCTCCAGCCTCTACACTCTTGCCAACAGCTTCAATCACAGTAAAATTAAAAAACGTATTACTATGATGTTAAAAGGTAAATCAAACAATTGGGCCCGGTTGAAGCTGCTGCTCCTGGTTCCCGTAGGACTTATCGTCCTCAATGCTTTTGCCCGTCCGGAAGTGAACCGGCAGTTGGAGACGCTTATCCAAAGCAAAGATAAGGATACTCCGCCGGAAGAACAACAGGATTTGAAAGAATTCTTTAAAACGGAGCTGTGCAAGTATGTGAATGATACGGCTGTAATGGCTTCTGCCGATAAGACCGCTGCATTTCTGAAAAAGAATACGAACGTGTATGAACTGTTTATGAATGCAAACAGTGTCGTTTTATTGAAGTTCGATAAGATTCTTTCGGTCGAGGAATTGCCGGCTGTGCTGCAAGAACGGTTTGATTCTGAGAAAAAGAACGGAAAGCCTGTCTCTTTTTATTTTAAACAGGATATAAATACACCGAAAGAAAAGGTCGAGCGTGCGTTGGAAATAGTCAAAGAGGCATTCCTACAGCAACAGGCAACCGTTGGGACGGATAAAGCCCCTTTCCTTTTGTTTGAAGACGGTGCACATCATATGCTTTATTCGACGGAGAAAAAGAAGATACAGTTGCCCTCTGATAATAAGAGTGTACTTCCTCCTTCTAGTTCGGGCGCTACGATTTAA
- the dusB gene encoding tRNA dihydrouridine synthase DusB, with the protein MKIGSIDLGEHPVFLAPMEDVTDISFRLMCKRFGADMVYTEFVSSDALIRNVNKTQEKLTVAEDERPVAIQIYGKEVEAMVEAAKICEAARPDILDINFGCPVKKVAGKGAGAGMLRNIPLMLEITREVVKAVSIPVTVKTRLGWDAENKIIVDLAEQLQDCGIAALSIHGRTRAQMYTGEADWTLIGEVKKNPRMHIPIIGNGDVTSAEICKQRFEDYGVDGVMIGRGSIGRPWIFREVKHYLTTGEALPEEKFSWYLDILKQQVMQSVERLDERRGILHIRRHLAATPLFKGISDFKPTRVAMLRAETVTELFDIMDSIPEKFGLTE; encoded by the coding sequence ATGAAGATAGGCTCAATAGATTTAGGTGAACATCCGGTATTCCTGGCACCGATGGAAGATGTGACGGACATCTCTTTCCGTTTGATGTGTAAACGTTTCGGTGCCGACATGGTATATACGGAATTTGTATCGAGCGATGCACTGATCCGCAACGTGAACAAGACACAGGAGAAACTAACCGTTGCCGAGGACGAACGACCGGTAGCAATACAGATATATGGTAAAGAAGTGGAAGCGATGGTGGAAGCAGCAAAGATATGCGAAGCCGCCCGCCCCGACATTCTCGATATCAACTTCGGTTGCCCGGTGAAGAAAGTAGCAGGCAAAGGGGCCGGAGCAGGTATGTTGCGGAATATTCCACTGATGCTGGAAATAACGCGCGAAGTGGTAAAGGCCGTCAGCATCCCCGTAACAGTAAAAACCCGCCTGGGATGGGATGCCGAAAATAAAATCATTGTCGACCTGGCCGAACAATTGCAGGACTGCGGTATCGCCGCCCTTTCCATCCATGGCCGTACCCGTGCCCAGATGTACACCGGTGAAGCGGACTGGACACTGATCGGTGAAGTGAAAAAGAATCCGCGCATGCATATTCCCATTATCGGAAACGGTGACGTGACATCAGCAGAAATATGCAAACAGCGTTTCGAAGATTACGGAGTGGACGGCGTGATGATCGGTCGCGGAAGTATCGGTCGTCCTTGGATATTCCGTGAAGTAAAACATTACCTGACCACCGGAGAAGCATTGCCGGAAGAGAAGTTCTCCTGGTATCTGGATATCCTCAAGCAACAGGTCATGCAAAGTGTGGAAAGACTGGACGAACGACGCGGCATTTTACACATCCGCCGTCACCTGGCAGCCACTCCCCTGTTCAAGGGTATTTCCGATTTCAAACCGACACGCGTTGCTATGCTTCGTGCGGAAACGGTTACCGAACTGTTTGACATAATGGATTCTATCCCAGAGAAGTTCGGCCTCACGGAATAA
- a CDS encoding BlaI/MecI/CopY family transcriptional regulator, with the protein MKRLTSKEEEILGYFWAKGPLFVRELLDLQEEPKPHYNTLSTIVRTLEEKGYIGYQAFGNTHQYYALISEDEYRRKTLKQVVNKYFDNSYTRVVSTLIEEEALTLDELQELIRQIKNK; encoded by the coding sequence ATGAAACGATTGACATCGAAAGAAGAAGAGATATTAGGCTATTTTTGGGCGAAAGGACCTTTGTTTGTCCGCGAATTGCTCGACTTGCAGGAAGAACCTAAGCCACATTACAACACGCTTTCCACCATTGTCCGTACCCTCGAAGAGAAAGGATATATCGGTTATCAGGCTTTTGGAAATACGCATCAGTATTATGCTCTGATCTCGGAAGACGAATACCGCAGGAAGACACTAAAGCAGGTTGTCAATAAGTATTTTGATAATTCTTATACCCGCGTCGTCTCTACGCTGATCGAGGAAGAGGCGTTGACACTGGATGAATTGCAGGAATTGATCCGACAGATCAAGAACAAATAA